From a single Okeanomitos corallinicola TIOX110 genomic region:
- a CDS encoding fatty acid desaturase has protein sequence MNTVNQTIWMTQADYAKKLRPLLPTEAFLPDKNKVFILLINLAILIMGWGIANHLDDWKWYFIWLYLPLSLVMGNSVIVLLFSTHDLLHSRTIRNPWLKKVISLLGLTMLWMPPTLWKAVHNREHHNKTNSLQDPDRNYLDSQPKTWGKWIQNAFVPSAEVNSILLVIGMGHAWGVHAFRNLTSVLFFNNGKTQYPVVAFTVTEKERRTIALELLIIIGIHASILTCLEFHPLKLLLSYFLPIWIGYAGVIFYIYTNHLLCPMTKVNDVLINSLSIRVHPLFDLLHFNFSYHTEHHIFPGLNSDYAPMVQDLLKTYYPERFNLLSAGQAWQLMLTTPRHYKDDHTFTDWSGNKSVNCLIPDQDSAIKNAAEN, from the coding sequence ATGAATACTGTCAATCAAACAATTTGGATGACGCAAGCTGACTATGCTAAAAAGTTGCGTCCTTTACTACCAACAGAGGCATTTTTACCTGACAAAAATAAAGTATTTATTTTGTTAATTAATCTAGCAATTTTGATCATGGGTTGGGGAATTGCCAATCATCTGGATGATTGGAAGTGGTATTTTATTTGGCTTTATTTACCACTGTCATTAGTGATGGGTAATAGTGTGATTGTCCTTCTTTTTAGCACCCATGATTTATTACACAGCCGCACAATTAGAAATCCTTGGTTGAAGAAAGTAATTAGTTTATTGGGACTAACAATGTTATGGATGCCACCAACTTTATGGAAAGCAGTACATAACCGAGAACATCACAATAAAACCAATTCTTTGCAAGATCCTGATCGCAATTATTTAGATAGTCAACCTAAAACTTGGGGGAAATGGATTCAGAATGCTTTTGTTCCTTCGGCTGAAGTTAATTCCATCTTATTAGTAATTGGTATGGGTCATGCTTGGGGAGTTCACGCATTTCGTAATTTGACCTCAGTGTTATTTTTTAATAATGGCAAAACCCAATACCCGGTAGTGGCTTTTACTGTAACTGAGAAGGAAAGACGGACAATTGCTCTAGAGTTATTAATCATTATTGGCATTCATGCCAGCATTTTAACTTGTCTGGAATTTCATCCTCTCAAACTTCTCCTCAGTTACTTTTTACCAATTTGGATAGGTTATGCAGGTGTAATTTTTTATATCTATACGAATCATTTGTTATGCCCCATGACCAAGGTAAATGATGTGTTGATCAATAGTCTTTCTATACGGGTTCATCCACTATTTGATCTATTACATTTTAACTTTTCTTACCATACCGAGCATCATATTTTCCCTGGATTAAATTCAGATTATGCGCCAATGGTACAAGATTTGCTAAAAACATATTATCCTGAGCGTTTCAATTTATTGAGTGCTGGTCAGGCATGGCAATTGATGCTAACCACACCCCGACATTACAAAGATGATCATACTTTTACAGATTGGTCTGGAAACAAGTCCGTAAACTGTCTGATTCCAGATCAAGACTCTGCGATTAAGAATGCAGCAGAGAATTAG
- the recJ gene encoding single-stranded-DNA-specific exonuclease RecJ: protein MTNDKPIQRLPLQRWQIAPANIELAEKLANVSNISPIISQLLINRGMETPETAAKFINPESLNLPSPWEDFPDLAISVELLETAITNQEKIAICGDYDADGMTSTALLLRSLRALGANVDYAIPSRMHEGYGINQRIVEEFKSEGVGLILTVDNGIAAFEPIARAKELGLKVIITDHHDLPQNLPPADAILNPKLIAESSPYRGVAGVGVAYILAVSLAQQMGELKGLVKPMLALFTLGTIADLAPLTGVNRRWVKRGLKLLPKSTVPGVEALIQVAGVQASEGENHQNPKNSKSLKPDDIGFRLGPRINAIGRIGNPQTVIELLTTDDIGIALERAMQCEQINSERQKMCGEIEQEAIALVEDLYVENLHKDRILVVIKDNWHHGVIGIVASRLLERYGVPVFIGTFENDNMIRGSARGIPEFNVFDALEYSHDLLGKYGGHKAAGGFSLPVDNLPALRSRLSEFANQCLEIQHLKPLLKIDAQANFNQINQDLFQQLNILHPCGIENPDPVFWTPDVQVIQQQTVGKSRDHLKVILAQTIDNQRYEIKGIAWRWGDYFPLPTRLDVAYKLRENNFNGNNNIEMELVGVRLPQQVEKLFTTPKFSQPTKFAYKQREYTCGIYQNGADSELRIKNSAGKVLVMQPENKLGLLGVNRDNAKAVDLSLPQYDGIIQAAIQALSGNR, encoded by the coding sequence ATGACAAATGACAAACCTATTCAACGTTTACCTCTTCAACGTTGGCAAATTGCCCCAGCAAATATTGAATTAGCCGAAAAACTAGCGAATGTAAGTAATATATCCCCCATTATCAGCCAGTTGTTAATTAATCGGGGTATGGAAACACCAGAAACAGCAGCAAAATTTATCAATCCTGAATCTTTAAATTTACCTTCTCCTTGGGAAGATTTCCCAGATTTAGCTATCAGTGTAGAATTATTAGAAACTGCTATTACTAATCAAGAAAAAATCGCTATTTGTGGTGATTATGATGCCGATGGTATGACTAGCACGGCTTTATTATTACGCAGTCTCCGCGCTTTAGGTGCAAATGTTGATTATGCTATTCCCAGTCGGATGCACGAAGGTTATGGTATTAATCAACGAATTGTGGAAGAATTCAAAAGTGAAGGTGTAGGTTTAATTCTCACGGTAGATAATGGTATTGCTGCTTTTGAACCGATTGCTAGAGCTAAAGAATTAGGCTTAAAAGTTATTATTACAGATCATCATGATCTTCCCCAAAATTTACCTCCTGCTGATGCAATTCTCAACCCGAAATTAATCGCCGAATCTTCCCCTTACCGTGGTGTAGCTGGTGTAGGAGTTGCCTATATTTTAGCTGTCTCTTTAGCCCAACAAATGGGAGAGTTAAAAGGTTTAGTTAAACCCATGTTGGCTTTATTTACATTAGGAACTATTGCTGATTTAGCTCCTTTAACTGGTGTAAATCGGCGGTGGGTAAAACGGGGTTTAAAGTTATTACCTAAATCTACTGTACCCGGAGTAGAAGCTTTAATTCAAGTTGCTGGAGTCCAAGCAAGTGAAGGGGAAAACCATCAAAATCCTAAAAATTCTAAATCTTTAAAACCTGATGATATTGGTTTTCGCTTGGGTCCCAGAATCAATGCTATTGGTAGAATTGGCAACCCGCAAACTGTGATAGAATTGCTAACTACCGATGATATAGGAATTGCTCTAGAAAGAGCAATGCAGTGTGAACAAATCAACTCTGAACGTCAAAAAATGTGCGGAGAAATCGAACAGGAAGCGATCGCACTGGTGGAAGATTTATATGTAGAAAATTTACACAAAGACAGGATTTTAGTTGTTATCAAAGATAATTGGCATCATGGAGTAATTGGTATTGTCGCTTCTCGACTATTAGAACGTTATGGAGTTCCAGTTTTTATTGGTACTTTTGAAAATGACAATATGATTCGTGGTTCCGCGCGAGGAATACCGGAATTTAATGTATTTGATGCTTTAGAATATAGTCATGATTTGTTAGGTAAATATGGAGGACATAAAGCCGCGGGAGGATTTTCTTTACCAGTAGATAATTTACCAGCTTTGCGATCGCGTTTATCGGAATTTGCTAATCAATGTTTAGAAATTCAACACCTCAAACCTTTACTAAAAATAGATGCTCAAGCAAATTTTAATCAAATTAATCAAGATTTATTCCAACAATTAAATATTCTCCATCCTTGCGGGATTGAAAACCCAGATCCTGTATTTTGGACTCCTGATGTTCAAGTAATTCAACAGCAAACTGTGGGTAAAAGTAGAGATCACCTGAAAGTAATCTTAGCTCAAACTATAGATAATCAAAGATATGAAATTAAAGGGATAGCTTGGCGTTGGGGTGATTATTTTCCCCTACCAACAAGATTAGATGTTGCTTATAAACTACGGGAAAATAACTTTAATGGTAACAATAATATTGAAATGGAATTAGTTGGTGTCAGACTTCCCCAACAGGTGGAAAAATTATTTACTACACCAAAATTTTCTCAACCGACAAAATTTGCATATAAACAACGTGAATACACCTGTGGAATTTATCAAAACGGTGCGGATTCAGAATTAAGAATTAAAAATAGCGCAGGTAAGGTATTAGTTATGCAGCCAGAAAATAAACTAGGTTTGTTAGGTGTCAATCGTGACAATGCCAAAGCAGTAGATTTATCTTTACCTCAATATGATGGTATTATTCAAGCTGCTATTCAGGCTTTATCCGGGAATAGGTGA
- a CDS encoding photosystem II reaction center protein Ycf12 produces MEALANVNWEVVFQLTCVGLIVIAGPAVIFVLAFRKGNL; encoded by the coding sequence ATGGAAGCTTTAGCTAATGTTAATTGGGAAGTAGTGTTTCAATTAACCTGTGTAGGATTGATTGTAATTGCAGGACCTGCTGTAATTTTTGTTCTCGCGTTTCGTAAAGGCAACCTGTAA
- a CDS encoding YkgJ family cysteine cluster protein, with amino-acid sequence MATWQCVKQCGACCHLDPTERPELEEYLTPEELGLYLSMVGEDGWCVNFDQETRECTIYADRPRFCRVQVETFEDMFGIEAEELNDFAIDCCHQHIESIYGDRSLEQIRFNQAVGF; translated from the coding sequence ATGGCTACTTGGCAATGTGTAAAACAGTGTGGTGCTTGCTGTCATCTTGACCCGACAGAGCGCCCAGAATTGGAAGAATATCTCACTCCAGAGGAACTAGGACTTTATTTGAGTATGGTGGGTGAAGATGGCTGGTGTGTGAACTTTGACCAAGAAACGAGAGAATGTACCATTTATGCAGATCGTCCTCGTTTCTGTCGGGTGCAGGTAGAGACATTTGAAGATATGTTTGGCATTGAAGCGGAAGAACTGAACGATTTTGCTATTGACTGCTGTCATCAACACATTGAAAGTATTTATGGCGATCGCAGTTTAGAGCAAATCCGGTTTAATCAAGCGGTTGGGTTTTAA
- a CDS encoding TMEM165/GDT1 family protein, with protein MTEIETQSPTKENTDHPQHKKQESVWMVLGTTFITIFLAEIGDKTQLSTLLMSAESHAPWVVFLGSAVALITTSLLGVLLGGFIASKLSPKTVEKSAGVILLLISLMLVWDVIQG; from the coding sequence ATTACTGAAATTGAAACCCAGTCCCCAACAAAAGAAAATACTGATCATCCTCAACACAAAAAGCAGGAATCAGTCTGGATGGTGTTGGGAACAACCTTTATTACAATATTTTTAGCGGAAATTGGTGATAAAACTCAACTATCCACCCTATTAATGAGTGCGGAATCCCATGCACCTTGGGTAGTTTTCCTGGGTTCAGCAGTTGCTCTCATCACTACCAGTTTACTAGGTGTTTTACTTGGTGGTTTTATTGCCAGTAAACTCAGTCCTAAAACTGTAGAAAAATCAGCAGGGGTAATCTTGCTATTGATTTCCCTGATGTTGGTGTGGGATGTAATTCAAGGTTAA
- a CDS encoding TMEM165/GDT1 family protein, producing MEWNLLGLSFITVFLSELGDKSQLAAIALSGQGQSRKAIFFGTAGALVLTSLLGALAGGAVAEFLPTRILKAIAALGFAILAIRLLLPGKEEETE from the coding sequence ATGGAATGGAATCTTTTAGGACTAAGCTTTATTACGGTTTTTCTCTCAGAATTAGGAGATAAAAGCCAGTTAGCAGCGATCGCATTATCTGGCCAAGGTCAATCTCGTAAAGCTATATTTTTTGGGACAGCAGGTGCTTTAGTATTAACCAGTTTACTAGGAGCATTAGCGGGGGGAGCAGTTGCAGAATTCCTTCCTACCAGGATTTTAAAAGCGATCGCTGCTTTAGGATTTGCAATTTTAGCCATTCGTCTACTGTTACCCGGTAAGGAAGAAGAAACCGAATGA
- a CDS encoding transposase, protein MQVVERHIIQRNHPHYQEIDKLCFAAKNLYNYANFHIRQSFIFTQKYLDYNCLAKQLKATEPYRVLPAKVAQQVLLGLHRNWLSFFAAIKAYAEDKSKFLGRPKLPKYKHKEKGRHLLVYTAQAVSKPKMKSGLIHLSQTQIHIPTKVDYCYLNQVRIVPKIDHYVVEVVYEKEETDYGLDPNSIAAIDLGIDNLATLTSNQPGFIPVLVSGRIIKSINRYYNQRKANLQSLLPAHQKTSKRLQSLTKKRNFRVDDYLHKASRLIINHLVKCGIGTLVIGQNSLWKQNGNLGSRNNQNFVCIPHSRFVQQLSYKAKLVGINVLVSEESYTSVASFLDQDVIPTYGKVDSKEVKFSGRRIKTKLYRAGNGLLIHADVNGSLNILRKVVPTAFSLGIEGVVVRPVGVIPDK, encoded by the coding sequence ATGCAAGTAGTCGAGCGGCATATCATTCAAAGAAATCATCCCCATTATCAGGAGATTGATAAATTATGTTTTGCTGCCAAAAACCTCTACAATTATGCTAACTTCCATATTCGCCAAAGTTTCATCTTTACTCAAAAATACCTCGATTACAATTGTTTAGCAAAACAGTTAAAAGCGACAGAACCATACCGAGTCTTACCAGCCAAAGTTGCCCAACAAGTATTATTAGGACTACATCGCAACTGGTTAAGTTTTTTTGCAGCAATTAAAGCTTATGCAGAAGATAAATCCAAATTTTTAGGTAGACCGAAATTACCTAAATATAAACACAAAGAAAAAGGTAGACATTTATTAGTTTATACAGCCCAAGCAGTGAGTAAACCCAAAATGAAATCTGGGTTGATTCATCTGTCACAAACACAGATTCACATTCCTACAAAAGTAGACTATTGTTATCTCAATCAAGTAAGAATTGTCCCCAAGATTGACCATTATGTAGTAGAAGTTGTCTATGAAAAAGAGGAAACAGATTATGGTTTAGACCCTAATTCCATAGCAGCGATTGATTTAGGAATAGATAATCTAGCAACCTTAACATCAAACCAGCCGGGATTTATACCAGTTCTGGTTTCCGGGCGGATTATCAAATCAATTAATCGTTATTATAATCAAAGAAAAGCCAATTTACAATCTTTACTACCTGCACATCAAAAGACCTCTAAACGACTACAAAGTTTAACTAAAAAACGGAATTTTCGAGTAGATGATTATCTGCATAAAGCCAGTCGCTTAATTATTAACCATTTAGTCAAGTGTGGGATTGGGACTTTAGTAATAGGTCAAAATTCCTTGTGGAAACAGAATGGGAATTTGGGCAGTAGAAATAATCAAAACTTTGTTTGTATTCCTCATAGCCGATTTGTACAGCAGTTGAGTTATAAAGCGAAATTAGTGGGAATAAATGTATTGGTTTCTGAGGAGTCCTACACTTCTGTAGCTTCTTTTTTAGACCAAGATGTGATTCCTACTTATGGCAAAGTTGACTCGAAAGAAGTGAAATTTAGTGGTCGCAGAATCAAAACTAAACTTTATAGAGCAGGTAATGGTTTATTGATTCATGCTGATGTCAATGGTAGTTTGAATATTTTACGTAAAGTAGTCCCGACAGCATTTAGTCTAGGGATAGAGGGCGTTGTAGTTCGCCCTGTCGGGGTTATTCCCGACAAATGA
- a CDS encoding PRC-barrel domain-containing protein has product MTSEQIIRRSDILNTQVITRDNGKRLGIVSQVWVDIDQREVVALGLRDSLISISGLPRQMYLNSINQIGDVILVDNEDVIEDIEVESLSNLMNWEVITETGEVLGKVRGFKFDGESGKIYSIVIASLGVPQIPDQFLSTYEISIDEVVSTGPSRLIVFEGSEERVNQLTVGVLERLGIGRAPWERDLEEEYGYSAPRTVSPANQLPSGVPLEPPRPRVRTPEPVVQEEEWTEDYIEEERPQRRTMEARYYESIQYEEEQEEEDNWSEATYKDRYQEPPKRYEPQPINNTYSDEYDEYDDDVEGDAWEDAPKPVNIPKKVKERQVEYETEDGY; this is encoded by the coding sequence ATGACCTCCGAGCAAATAATTAGACGTTCCGATATATTAAACACCCAAGTAATCACCCGCGATAATGGCAAAAGGCTAGGTATCGTGAGTCAAGTGTGGGTTGACATTGATCAAAGAGAGGTTGTGGCGCTTGGTTTGCGAGACAGCCTCATCTCTATCTCTGGTCTACCTCGTCAAATGTATCTTAACAGTATCAATCAAATCGGTGATGTGATTTTGGTTGATAATGAGGATGTGATTGAAGATATTGAAGTTGAAAGCCTTAGTAATTTGATGAACTGGGAAGTCATCACCGAAACTGGCGAAGTGTTAGGTAAGGTGAGGGGCTTTAAGTTTGATGGTGAAAGCGGTAAAATTTACTCTATAGTCATAGCCTCTTTGGGAGTTCCCCAAATACCCGACCAATTTTTGAGTACCTACGAAATCTCAATAGATGAAGTTGTTAGTACCGGACCTAGTAGGTTAATTGTCTTTGAAGGTTCGGAAGAAAGGGTAAATCAACTAACAGTAGGCGTTTTAGAACGTTTAGGTATTGGTAGAGCGCCTTGGGAAAGAGACTTAGAAGAAGAATATGGTTATTCTGCACCACGGACAGTTTCCCCAGCTAACCAACTACCCAGTGGAGTACCATTAGAACCCCCCCGGCCTAGAGTCCGCACTCCTGAACCTGTAGTACAGGAAGAAGAATGGACAGAAGACTATATAGAAGAAGAAAGACCCCAGCGTAGAACAATGGAAGCCCGTTATTACGAATCCATACAATACGAAGAGGAACAGGAAGAAGAAGATAACTGGAGTGAAGCGACATATAAAGATAGATATCAAGAACCTCCAAAAAGATATGAACCTCAGCCTATCAACAACACATACTCTGACGAATATGATGAATATGATGATGATGTAGAAGGTGATGCTTGGGAAGATGCACCCAAACCTGTGAATATTCCTAAAAAGGTGAAGGAAAGACAAGTGGAATACGAAACAGAAGACGGATATTAA
- a CDS encoding COR domain-containing protein, with the protein MTNEQLLQIIQKAAKNQATTLNLSGQRLRTLPAEIGQLSNLNELDLSNNQLTTLPAVIGQLSNLSWLDLSNNQLTTLPAVIGQLSHLNQLYLSDNQLTTLPAEIGQLSHLSWLDLSNNQLTTLPAVIGQLSHLRWFHLSNNQLMTLPAVIGQLSHLRWFHLSNNQLMTLPAVIGQLSNLSGLDLRNNQLTTLPAEIGQLSKLTQLDLSHNQLTTLPAEIQQLSNLKRLDLRENRLNIPAEILGSSGDDLGDPAKIFSYYFSLQTEEKKPLNEAKVLLVGQGTVGKTSLVKRLIENKFDANESKTEGINIQNWYLEVNQQTIRLNVWDFGGQEIMHATHQFFLTKRSLYLLVINAREDENQNRLEYWLKMIQSFGGNSPIILVGNKTDEHPLDIDQKGLLNKYKNIKEIVPISSKTGDGVEKLLSIIKREIDKLEDIYDLLPLSWFLVKQELEEMKKDYIAYHEYESICLQEKITEEIKQSTLIELLHRLGIVLNFREDPRVQDTSVLNPEWVTNGVYKILNDNLLMTQFRGILQYQQLQRILDNSKYPDNKKQFIIEMMQKFELCFLLDDRDRYLIPDLLPKEEPATGEWENVLGFQYHYNVLPGSIISRFIVRMHHKAEKQTWWRSGIVLRERDSRALIKSDQEDRKIFISISGNISTRKELLAIIRSQFDAIHKTFKGLQAKEKVPIPGHPHLFADYQNLLIYAEKSLPFIPEGLTETFDARDLLNGVESKKENYRLGEYNRTTSPQPKRNDMTPPETPEPQKQPKQTISSAERGIALAMALGVLTTFIVLVLNPRLMTGGTLAIVRFLAATFAGIAGYLFSGELGLEAKIPLNKTQVKATGAFAAFVLVLLIFFMGVPASEISPQPTSTLKPVN; encoded by the coding sequence ATGACTAATGAACAACTGCTGCAAATTATTCAAAAAGCTGCCAAAAACCAAGCAACAACATTAAACCTTTCTGGTCAACGGTTAAGAACTTTGCCAGCAGAAATAGGTCAACTCTCTAACCTCAACGAGCTTGACCTCAGTAACAATCAACTGACGACTTTGCCAGCAGTAATAGGTCAACTCTCCAATCTCAGCTGGCTTGACCTCAGTAACAATCAACTGACGACCTTGCCAGCAGTAATAGGTCAACTCTCCCACCTCAACCAGCTTTACCTCAGTGACAATCAACTGACGACCTTGCCAGCAGAAATAGGTCAACTCTCCCACCTCAGCTGGCTTGACCTCAGTAACAATCAACTGACGACCTTGCCAGCAGTAATAGGTCAACTCTCCCACCTCAGATGGTTTCACCTCAGTAACAATCAACTGATGACCTTGCCAGCAGTAATAGGTCAACTCTCCCACCTCAGATGGTTTCACCTCAGTAACAATCAACTGATGACCTTGCCAGCAGTAATAGGTCAACTCTCCAATCTCAGTGGGCTTGACCTCAGAAACAATCAACTGACGACCTTGCCAGCAGAAATAGGTCAACTCTCAAAACTTACTCAGCTTGACCTCAGTCACAATCAACTGACGACCTTGCCAGCAGAAATTCAACAATTATCTAACCTGAAAAGGTTAGATTTGCGTGAAAATCGGCTAAATATTCCCGCAGAAATTTTAGGTAGCAGTGGGGATGATTTGGGTGACCCCGCGAAGATTTTTAGCTACTATTTCTCTCTCCAAACTGAGGAGAAAAAGCCACTCAACGAAGCTAAGGTATTGCTGGTCGGTCAAGGAACTGTGGGGAAAACTTCTCTGGTGAAACGTCTGATTGAAAATAAGTTTGATGCCAATGAAAGTAAAACTGAAGGTATCAATATTCAAAATTGGTATCTAGAAGTTAATCAGCAAACCATCCGCTTGAATGTATGGGACTTTGGTGGACAGGAAATCATGCACGCTACGCACCAGTTTTTTCTCACCAAACGCAGTCTTTATTTGCTAGTAATTAATGCTCGTGAAGATGAAAACCAAAATAGACTGGAATACTGGCTGAAAATGATTCAAAGCTTTGGTGGTAATTCTCCAATTATCCTAGTGGGGAATAAAACTGATGAGCATCCATTGGATATTGACCAAAAGGGTTTACTTAATAAATACAAAAATATTAAAGAAATAGTACCTATATCCAGTAAAACCGGAGATGGTGTAGAAAAATTATTATCAATCATTAAACGCGAAATTGATAAATTAGAAGATATTTATGATTTATTACCCCTCAGTTGGTTTCTGGTGAAACAAGAACTGGAAGAAATGAAAAAGGATTACATTGCTTATCATGAATATGAAAGTATTTGTCTGCAAGAAAAAATTACCGAAGAAATTAAACAATCTACTCTAATTGAATTACTGCATCGCTTAGGAATAGTTCTCAATTTCCGTGAAGACCCCCGCGTACAAGATACTTCTGTTCTCAATCCAGAATGGGTAACAAATGGTGTGTACAAAATTCTCAATGACAATCTGCTCATGACTCAATTTCGGGGGATTTTACAATATCAACAACTACAAAGAATTTTAGATAATTCTAAATATCCCGACAATAAAAAACAATTCATTATTGAAATGATGCAGAAGTTTGAACTTTGTTTTCTATTAGATGATAGGGATAGATATCTAATTCCTGATTTGTTACCGAAAGAAGAACCTGCAACTGGGGAATGGGAAAATGTTTTAGGTTTTCAATATCATTATAATGTTTTACCTGGTAGTATTATCTCTCGTTTTATTGTGAGAATGCACCACAAAGCCGAGAAGCAAACTTGGTGGAGGAGTGGTATTGTGTTAAGAGAAAGAGATAGTCGAGCATTAATCAAAAGTGACCAGGAAGACCGGAAAATCTTTATTTCTATTAGTGGTAATATTTCCACACGCAAAGAACTATTAGCAATAATTCGTTCTCAATTTGATGCTATTCATAAAACTTTCAAAGGTTTGCAAGCAAAGGAAAAAGTACCAATTCCCGGACATCCTCATCTTTTTGCAGATTATCAAAACTTACTTATTTATGCAGAGAAGAGTTTACCCTTTATTCCTGAAGGACTTACAGAAACTTTTGATGCACGGGATTTGTTAAATGGTGTTGAATCTAAAAAAGAAAACTACAGACTTGGAGAATATAATAGAACTACATCACCACAACCAAAGCGAAATGACATGACACCACCAGAAACACCAGAACCACAAAAACAACCAAAACAAACTATTTCTTCTGCTGAACGTGGTATTGCTTTAGCTATGGCTTTAGGAGTATTAACTACTTTTATTGTCTTAGTTCTCAATCCTAGACTAATGACAGGTGGTACTCTAGCTATTGTGAGATTTTTAGCAGCAACATTTGCTGGGATAGCAGGTTATTTATTTTCAGGTGAACTTGGTTTAGAAGCAAAAATCCCTTTGAATAAAACTCAGGTGAAAGCAACAGGAGCATTTGCAGCATTTGTTTTAGTATTGCTAATTTTCTTCATGGGTGTTCCTGCTTCAGAAATTTCACCACAACCAACTTCTACATTAAAACCAGTTAATTAG
- a CDS encoding type II toxin-antitoxin system RelE/ParE family toxin — MTEKQEKPLKWIASALDDLKNFPEDVKDVMGYALDLAQHGQKHPDAKPLHGFSGAGVLEIVDDFDGDTYRAIYTVKFEGVVYLLHSFQKKSKTGIATPKQDIELIKNRLKEAQKDYQKEIARKNGVKK; from the coding sequence ATGACTGAAAAACAAGAAAAACCTCTCAAATGGATTGCAAGTGCGTTAGACGACTTGAAAAATTTCCCTGAAGATGTAAAAGACGTAATGGGTTATGCTCTTGACCTAGCACAGCATGGTCAAAAACACCCTGATGCAAAACCTTTACACGGTTTCTCAGGAGCAGGTGTTTTAGAAATTGTAGACGATTTTGATGGAGATACATATAGAGCAATTTATACTGTTAAATTTGAGGGTGTTGTTTATTTACTACATTCTTTTCAGAAAAAATCAAAAACAGGCATTGCTACACCAAAGCAAGATATAGAGCTAATAAAAAATAGGCTGAAAGAAGCTCAAAAAGATTATCAAAAAGAAATAGCTAGGAAAAACGGAGTCAAAAAATGA
- a CDS encoding helix-turn-helix transcriptional regulator — protein MNKENEIIASSGNVFADLGLSNPEERLVKAELARKISEIIKSQQITQVQAAEILGVDQPKISLLIRGRLSGFSVDRLLTYLNKLGSNVEIIVKPKPVNQEFAHTTVL, from the coding sequence ATGAACAAAGAAAATGAAATTATTGCTAGTAGCGGAAATGTGTTCGCTGATTTAGGTTTATCCAATCCTGAAGAAAGATTAGTTAAAGCTGAACTAGCACGTAAAATCAGTGAAATCATTAAAAGCCAACAAATAACCCAAGTTCAAGCTGCTGAAATTTTAGGAGTAGACCAACCAAAAATATCTTTGTTAATTAGAGGAAGATTAAGTGGTTTTTCAGTTGATAGATTGCTAACTTATCTTAATAAATTAGGTAGTAATGTAGAGATTATAGTTAAACCTAAACCTGTAAATCAGGAATTTGCCCATACAACTGTACTCTAA